From a region of the Paenibacillus segetis genome:
- a CDS encoding ArsR/SmtB family transcription factor: protein MDNNFKAYEEASELLKALAHPVRLCIVKGLLEKGRCNVSHMQECLDIPQSTVSQHLQKLRNAGIVETERNGLEINYRIKNDVVIKLTRAIFGEEL from the coding sequence TTGGATAATAATTTCAAGGCTTATGAAGAAGCTTCCGAACTACTCAAAGCTTTGGCTCATCCTGTCCGCTTATGCATTGTTAAAGGCCTGCTGGAGAAAGGTCGCTGCAATGTATCGCATATGCAGGAATGTCTCGACATTCCGCAGTCTACCGTGTCTCAGCATCTGCAAAAGCTGCGGAATGCAGGAATCGTTGAGACCGAGCGCAATGGGTTGGAGATTAACTATAGGATCAAAAATGATGTTGTCATTAAACTAACTAGAGCTATTTTTGGGGAGGAACTATAA
- a CDS encoding FAD-dependent oxidoreductase gives MSKKVLIVGGVAGGASAAARLRRLDEDAHIVMFERDNYISFANCGLPYYIGDTIKDRSKLLVQTPEAMYKRFNIDVRIESEVISLDPASKTVRVRSKERGEYDESYDAVILSPGARPIKPPLPGITGPRIHSLRNIPDTDRIKKLVTEQACRTAVVIGGGFIGVEMAENLQELGMAVTLVEGGPQLLAPFDYEMSGKLSKELEQHGVNIIVNDAVASFAEQGTQTVVSLASGTALVADIVVLAIGVAPDTSFLSGSGLELGPRGHIVVNERMETNLDQVYAVGDAIEVMDFVSGFKTAVPLAGPANKQGRIAADNVAGLPTTYRGTQGTSIIKVFGMTGAATGNNEKTLSRLGVPYHVTYVHPNSHASYYPGATPMSIKLLFDEQGTILGAQAVGYEGVDKRIDDIATVIHFKGNVSDLTELELAYAPPYSSAKDPVNMAGYTAENVISGRTSVFLPKDLESRNTESTLLVDVRSEIEHANGHIPDSLLIPVDELRGRLQELDKDKEIWVYCQVGLRGYTASRILSQHGFKVKNLTGGFSTYLMSQYQPAGLTKDTDMETPNGGQSTTSNETAEQEVATAIDIETYEAHVTLDACGLSCPGPLIGVKKQMDQMQDGNVLKVTASDPGFYEDIKAWARMSGSEVLHIERKPDGMIEAHLRKKAAPVPAENAATSSSQGTPTKEGSTMVVFSGELDKAIASFIIANGAAASGKKVTMFFTFWGLNILRKPNKVDVPKSFIGRMFGAMMPRGSRKLGLSNMNMLGAGSIMIRKVMQSRNIASLEELIQSAVDQGVEMVACQMSMDVMGITQEELIDGVKIGGVGYYLGQADQSGHNLFI, from the coding sequence GTGAGTAAAAAAGTATTAATTGTTGGAGGAGTTGCTGGAGGAGCTTCAGCAGCCGCTAGATTACGCCGTTTGGATGAGGATGCACATATTGTCATGTTTGAACGGGATAATTATATTTCTTTTGCTAACTGCGGTCTGCCTTATTATATCGGAGATACGATCAAGGATCGCTCGAAGCTACTCGTTCAGACACCAGAAGCAATGTACAAACGTTTCAATATTGATGTGCGGATTGAAAGTGAAGTCATTTCACTTGACCCAGCGTCCAAGACCGTCAGAGTTCGAAGTAAAGAACGTGGTGAATATGATGAATCTTATGATGCAGTGATTCTGTCACCGGGTGCTCGTCCGATTAAACCACCTTTACCAGGTATTACGGGACCTCGAATTCATTCGCTTCGTAACATTCCCGATACAGACCGGATCAAAAAGCTGGTAACGGAACAAGCTTGCCGCACAGCTGTCGTTATCGGTGGGGGCTTTATCGGCGTAGAAATGGCCGAGAATTTACAGGAGTTAGGGATGGCTGTGACGCTGGTTGAAGGAGGCCCTCAATTACTAGCTCCATTTGACTATGAAATGTCCGGTAAGTTGTCCAAGGAATTGGAACAGCATGGTGTAAATATTATTGTAAATGATGCTGTTGCCTCTTTTGCTGAACAGGGCACACAAACCGTAGTTAGCTTAGCCAGTGGCACAGCACTCGTAGCAGATATCGTTGTGTTGGCGATCGGAGTTGCACCAGATACTTCATTCTTATCAGGAAGTGGGCTGGAACTGGGACCAAGAGGGCATATTGTCGTCAACGAGCGGATGGAGACCAACCTTGATCAAGTGTACGCTGTTGGTGATGCAATTGAAGTCATGGATTTCGTGAGTGGGTTCAAAACCGCAGTTCCACTAGCGGGCCCAGCCAATAAACAGGGGCGAATTGCTGCTGATAACGTCGCAGGGTTGCCTACAACTTACAGAGGAACTCAAGGAACATCTATTATCAAAGTATTTGGAATGACCGGGGCTGCAACAGGTAATAACGAGAAGACGTTATCCCGTTTAGGCGTTCCATATCATGTGACTTATGTTCATCCCAATTCACATGCCTCCTATTATCCAGGTGCCACGCCGATGTCCATCAAGTTATTGTTTGATGAGCAGGGGACAATCCTTGGTGCACAAGCTGTCGGATATGAAGGTGTGGACAAGCGTATTGATGATATCGCAACAGTTATACATTTTAAAGGTAACGTGAGTGATCTTACGGAACTGGAATTGGCATACGCGCCACCATACTCCTCCGCAAAGGACCCGGTCAACATGGCTGGTTATACAGCAGAGAACGTGATAAGTGGTAGGACTTCCGTCTTTTTGCCAAAAGATTTGGAGTCTCGCAATACGGAAAGTACGTTGTTAGTTGATGTGCGTTCGGAGATTGAGCATGCAAACGGACATATACCGGATTCGCTGTTAATTCCTGTAGATGAATTACGTGGGCGACTCCAGGAGCTTGATAAAGATAAGGAAATTTGGGTATATTGCCAAGTCGGATTGCGTGGGTATACTGCTTCTCGGATCCTAAGCCAACATGGCTTTAAGGTCAAAAATTTGACCGGTGGATTCAGCACTTATTTGATGAGCCAATACCAACCTGCTGGTCTTACGAAGGATACAGATATGGAAACTCCTAATGGAGGGCAAAGCACCACATCTAATGAAACCGCAGAACAAGAAGTCGCTACAGCCATAGACATTGAGACTTATGAGGCACATGTTACACTTGACGCTTGTGGGCTCAGTTGTCCGGGACCATTAATTGGGGTCAAGAAGCAAATGGACCAAATGCAGGATGGGAACGTTCTAAAGGTCACAGCCTCCGACCCTGGATTTTACGAGGATATTAAGGCGTGGGCGAGAATGTCTGGATCTGAAGTACTGCATATTGAGAGAAAGCCAGACGGCATGATCGAGGCGCATTTGCGGAAAAAAGCTGCCCCTGTTCCAGCAGAGAATGCAGCAACATCATCCTCTCAAGGCACTCCAACTAAGGAAGGTAGCACGATGGTTGTGTTTAGTGGGGAGCTTGATAAAGCAATTGCTTCATTCATTATTGCCAATGGCGCTGCTGCTAGCGGTAAGAAAGTCACGATGTTCTTCACGTTCTGGGGTCTTAATATCCTGCGCAAACCAAACAAAGTCGATGTTCCAAAAAGCTTCATCGGTCGTATGTTTGGGGCTATGATGCCGCGAGGAAGTCGCAAATTAGGTCTGTCTAATATGAACATGCTAGGTGCCGGCTCCATTATGATTCGTAAGGTGATGCAGTCTCGTAACATTGCTTCACTTGAAGAACTCATTCAATCTGCAGTTGACCAAGGCGTAGAAATGGTTGCCTGCCAAATGTCTATGGATGTCATGGGAATCACACAAGAGGAACTGATCGACGGAGTGAAGATTGGTGGTGTTGGCTACTATTTAGGCCAAGCCGACCAGTCGGGCCATAATTTATTTATATAG
- the mgtA gene encoding magnesium-translocating P-type ATPase, which produces MNKTKKNKEKLTQEIVERLIQASISLEEDVMEDLQTRPQGLTENEAIKKIEQYGKNQIAHEKTPALYIQLLSCFKNPFILILLSLAAFSYIVDNDIGAVIIITTMVTVSVIITFTQEFRSVRTAEKLKAMVKSTASVSRKASARVEQKEIDMELLVPGDIIHLSAGDMVPADVRLITSKDLYVGESALTGEAMPVEKLDTLPRTGSKIERKQQQRAQNALELNNMCYMGTNIISGSATAVVISTGSNTYFGSMASTLIGKPPLTSFDKGIQSVTFLLIRFMFIMVPVIFLVNGFTKGDWWEALLFGLSVAVGLTPEMLPVVVAGNLAKGAASLARHKVVVKQLNAIQNLGAMDILCTDKTGTLTQDKIILEEHLNIHGHEDRKVLEYAYLNSYHQTGLKNLLDVAVLEHAELTHTLGIEKNYTKFDELPFDFNRRRMSVILAKRDNGHTLICKGAMEEVLSICSHVADNGQVIPLTAEISKKVLQLSNNMNTQGLRVLAVAVKQMEARDEAYSLADEQDLVLTGYLAFLDPPKETAKMALQALKENGVNVKVITGDNEAVTRKVCEDVGINVNNLLLGSSIDALTDEQLANIAEITTVFAKINPLQKARIVSVLKSKGHTIGFMGDGINDSVALKEADVGISVDTAVDIAKESADIILLEKSLMVLEQGVIEGRNTFGNIIKYIKMTASSNFGNMFSMLVASAFIPFLPMLPIHLLVQNLFYDISQLSIPWDKMDKEYLRKPQKWSAKSVGRFMIFIGPISSIFDITTYALMWYVFSANSVDHQTLFQSGWFIEGLLSQTLIVHMIRTEKIPFIQSIASKPVVLLTSLIMTIGIYLPFSGFGANIGLQPLPLSYFPWLVATLLSYCILTQVAKKWYIRRFNEWL; this is translated from the coding sequence ATGAACAAAACAAAAAAAAACAAAGAAAAATTAACGCAAGAAATTGTAGAACGTCTCATTCAAGCATCCATTTCTCTAGAAGAGGATGTCATGGAAGATTTGCAGACTCGTCCTCAAGGCCTCACAGAAAATGAAGCAATCAAAAAAATAGAACAATACGGAAAAAACCAAATTGCCCATGAAAAAACGCCCGCTTTGTACATCCAGTTATTATCGTGCTTTAAAAATCCATTTATCCTAATTTTACTGTCATTAGCGGCATTTTCTTATATTGTCGATAATGATATTGGTGCTGTTATTATCATCACAACGATGGTTACGGTTAGTGTCATCATTACTTTTACCCAGGAATTCCGTTCAGTCCGAACTGCGGAAAAACTCAAAGCGATGGTGAAATCAACTGCATCTGTAAGTCGTAAAGCCTCCGCCCGCGTAGAGCAAAAAGAAATCGATATGGAACTGCTAGTTCCGGGAGACATTATTCATCTCTCAGCCGGCGACATGGTCCCAGCCGATGTTAGACTGATCACTTCAAAGGATTTATACGTCGGTGAATCTGCGCTAACCGGGGAAGCGATGCCCGTTGAGAAACTAGATACCTTACCGCGTACGGGATCAAAAATAGAGCGAAAACAGCAGCAAAGAGCCCAAAATGCACTTGAATTGAATAATATGTGTTATATGGGCACCAATATTATTAGTGGTTCAGCGACAGCCGTCGTTATTTCCACTGGCTCTAACACCTATTTCGGATCTATGGCCAGCACTCTCATTGGCAAACCACCGCTCACTAGCTTTGACAAAGGCATCCAAAGTGTCACCTTTCTATTGATCCGCTTCATGTTCATCATGGTTCCAGTCATTTTTCTAGTCAATGGTTTTACCAAAGGAGATTGGTGGGAAGCTCTCTTGTTCGGTTTGTCGGTCGCAGTCGGCCTGACACCAGAAATGCTGCCTGTAGTTGTGGCTGGTAATCTGGCTAAGGGAGCAGCATCGTTGGCCCGCCATAAAGTTGTTGTCAAACAACTCAATGCGATTCAAAATCTCGGGGCCATGGATATTTTATGTACAGATAAAACCGGAACGCTGACGCAAGATAAAATTATTCTGGAGGAACACCTTAACATCCATGGTCATGAGGATAGAAAGGTATTAGAATATGCGTATTTGAACAGCTACCATCAAACCGGACTAAAAAACCTACTCGATGTCGCCGTTCTGGAGCATGCCGAGCTAACCCATACTTTAGGCATTGAGAAAAACTACACTAAATTTGATGAACTCCCCTTTGATTTCAATCGCCGACGGATGTCTGTCATATTAGCAAAAAGGGATAATGGACATACCTTAATCTGTAAAGGTGCTATGGAAGAAGTGCTTAGCATTTGTTCTCATGTAGCTGACAACGGACAGGTAATCCCACTCACAGCTGAAATATCTAAAAAAGTGCTTCAGCTTAGCAATAACATGAATACTCAGGGTCTACGCGTGCTTGCTGTTGCAGTCAAACAAATGGAAGCCAGGGACGAAGCCTATAGCTTGGCTGACGAACAAGACCTTGTTCTTACCGGTTACCTTGCCTTTCTGGATCCGCCAAAGGAAACAGCAAAAATGGCGCTTCAAGCCTTGAAAGAAAACGGAGTGAACGTCAAGGTTATTACCGGGGATAATGAGGCGGTTACACGTAAAGTTTGTGAAGATGTCGGGATCAATGTAAATAACCTGCTATTGGGAAGTTCTATCGATGCATTAACAGATGAACAGTTAGCTAATATCGCTGAAATCACAACCGTTTTTGCTAAAATAAATCCACTGCAAAAGGCAAGGATTGTTTCTGTTCTTAAAAGCAAGGGACATACAATAGGCTTTATGGGTGACGGAATCAATGATTCTGTCGCCTTGAAGGAAGCCGATGTAGGTATTTCCGTTGATACTGCTGTAGATATTGCCAAAGAATCGGCCGATATCATTCTTCTGGAAAAGAGCTTGATGGTTCTAGAACAAGGGGTCATTGAAGGGCGCAATACGTTTGGCAACATCATTAAATATATTAAGATGACGGCAAGCTCTAATTTCGGTAATATGTTCAGCATGCTCGTTGCAAGTGCCTTCATTCCATTTTTACCGATGCTCCCGATTCATCTGCTTGTGCAAAATTTATTCTACGATATTTCACAGCTCTCCATTCCTTGGGATAAGATGGACAAAGAATATTTACGTAAGCCGCAAAAATGGAGTGCCAAATCGGTTGGAAGATTTATGATCTTCATCGGTCCGATCAGCTCGATTTTTGATATTACCACTTATGCATTAATGTGGTATGTCTTCTCTGCTAATTCAGTGGATCATCAAACCTTGTTTCAATCCGGATGGTTTATTGAAGGTTTACTATCACAGACACTTATCGTGCATATGATTCGTACGGAGAAAATTCCATTTATTCAGAGCATCGCAAGTAAGCCTGTTGTACTTTTGACAAGTTTAATTATGACCATTGGTATCTACTTGCCCTTCAGCGGTTTCGGGGCAAATATCGGTCTGCAACCTCTACCGTTGTCCTATTTCCCTTGGCTCGTAGCAACGTTACTAAGCTACTGTATATTGACGCAAGTGGCTAAAAAATGGTACATCCGTAGATTCAATGAGTGGTTATAG
- a CDS encoding S-layer homology domain-containing protein, whose protein sequence is MSTTVSSVAVLILSFAGQSYAALESFDDVSNTTAKDSIIALQEKGIIQGISHSKFSPDTTLTGAQSVQLIVNALNLNLSAISFVKMPEVTDYFTIAKNDAWYANALIIASVHGFDLPTDFDPDHKMTREEFTHQFILAMEHQGQLPKFKMAPIQFKDDTELNSSYQGTVQRALVLGIAKLDAADKFHPKAEITRAEAAELTQHALEYLDAHPAPAIE, encoded by the coding sequence ATGTCAACAACTGTGTCCTCGGTAGCCGTATTGATTCTGTCCTTTGCAGGGCAAAGTTATGCCGCCTTGGAATCTTTTGACGATGTTAGCAATACAACTGCCAAAGACAGTATCATCGCATTGCAGGAGAAAGGGATCATACAAGGGATAAGTCACAGCAAATTTTCACCAGATACGACATTGACAGGCGCACAAAGTGTGCAGCTCATCGTGAATGCTCTTAATCTAAATCTAAGTGCTATCTCGTTTGTAAAAATGCCTGAAGTCACCGATTATTTCACAATAGCTAAGAATGATGCTTGGTATGCCAACGCTTTGATCATTGCATCGGTTCATGGATTCGATTTACCTACTGACTTCGATCCAGATCATAAAATGACCCGTGAGGAGTTCACCCATCAATTCATCTTGGCCATGGAGCATCAGGGGCAGCTACCTAAGTTCAAAATGGCACCGATTCAATTTAAAGATGATACAGAACTGAATAGCTCTTATCAGGGAACCGTCCAACGTGCGCTCGTACTTGGTATTGCCAAATTGGATGCAGCAGATAAATTCCATCCCAAGGCTGAAATTACGCGTGCTGAAGCAGCTGAGCTGACACAGCACGCATTGGAATATCTGGATGCTCATCCGGCTCCAGCAATCGAATAG
- a CDS encoding methionine ABC transporter ATP-binding protein codes for MISLQQVSKSYSLREGYHHAVRSVSLDIKEGTIYGIIGESGAGKSTLLRMMNVLEIPDEGRVLVHGSDLTQMTETQLREARRSIGMIFQQFNLLHNRTVSGNVATPLELAGVPKKRRAERVAECLSFVGLLDKAEQYPAQLSGGQKQRVAIARALANQPRVLLCDEPTSSLDPKTTVEILEVLRHINQTLGVTIVIVTHEMEVVKGICQAVSVMENGTLIDSFALKERSTQPELTRPPSFREQLLGKAGDV; via the coding sequence ATCATTTCGCTGCAACAGGTAAGTAAAAGTTACTCTCTGCGAGAAGGCTATCATCACGCGGTTCGATCAGTATCTCTCGATATTAAGGAGGGGACAATTTACGGGATTATCGGTGAAAGTGGTGCGGGTAAATCGACACTATTACGCATGATGAACGTTCTGGAGATACCGGATGAAGGTAGGGTGTTAGTTCATGGTTCTGACTTGACGCAAATGACGGAGACGCAGCTTCGTGAGGCGCGGCGATCGATCGGCATGATCTTTCAACAATTTAATTTGCTACATAATCGGACAGTTAGTGGAAATGTGGCAACTCCCCTTGAACTTGCGGGTGTCCCTAAAAAAAGGCGAGCTGAGCGTGTAGCCGAATGTTTGAGCTTTGTTGGTCTGCTAGATAAGGCAGAGCAGTATCCTGCTCAGCTAAGTGGGGGGCAGAAGCAACGGGTAGCTATTGCGAGAGCTCTAGCAAACCAACCGCGGGTGTTACTGTGTGATGAACCGACTTCGTCCCTTGATCCCAAGACTACGGTGGAAATTCTTGAGGTACTACGTCATATCAACCAGACTCTAGGCGTCACGATCGTCATTGTTACGCATGAAATGGAGGTTGTGAAGGGCATTTGCCAAGCGGTATCCGTAATGGAGAATGGAACACTAATCGATTCCTTCGCTCTCAAGGAACGTAGCACACAACCTGAACTTACTCGCCCACCATCGTTCAGGGAACAACTGTTAGGTAAAGCGGGGGATGTCTAA
- a CDS encoding methionine ABC transporter permease has protein sequence MFDLSVMLDQVVKYQSEIVEAIGETFVMVGISIAAAIVLGLPVGTLLYLSRKGQWYENRYVSFVLNNLVNIIRSFPFLLLVVFMIPLTRLLIGTAIGTLAASVPLAIVAIAVYSRLVEQSLLEVPRGVIESAQSMGASKLEIIIKFLFVEARSGLVLGLTTSTISFISYSTVMGIVGGGGVGDFAVRYGYQRFETELMAAMIILMIILVQGIQYAGGFIARKLDKR, from the coding sequence ATGTTCGATTTGTCCGTCATGCTGGACCAAGTGGTCAAATATCAGTCGGAAATCGTGGAAGCAATCGGGGAGACCTTTGTGATGGTGGGGATCTCCATCGCAGCAGCTATCGTGTTGGGACTTCCAGTTGGTACGCTGCTGTATTTGAGTAGGAAGGGTCAATGGTATGAGAACCGCTACGTATCTTTTGTATTGAATAATTTGGTGAATATCATTCGGTCGTTTCCGTTCTTGTTACTCGTTGTATTCATGATTCCATTAACTCGCCTTTTGATTGGAACAGCGATAGGGACTCTAGCAGCCTCTGTACCCTTAGCGATTGTAGCTATTGCTGTCTACTCCAGATTAGTTGAGCAATCTTTGCTTGAGGTTCCGCGTGGGGTTATTGAATCAGCTCAATCTATGGGAGCATCCAAACTGGAAATTATCATCAAATTTTTGTTTGTGGAAGCACGTTCTGGTTTGGTGTTAGGCTTGACGACCTCAACGATCAGTTTTATTTCTTACTCAACTGTGATGGGGATAGTTGGTGGTGGTGGAGTAGGTGATTTTGCCGTCCGCTACGGGTATCAACGTTTTGAGACAGAACTCATGGCAGCCATGATTATTTTGATGATCATCTTAGTACAGGGTATTCAGTACGCTGGAGGTTTTATTGCACGAAAGCTAGATAAGAGATAA
- a CDS encoding MetQ/NlpA family ABC transporter substrate-binding protein: MNKKMISMLVLLMVVLAGCGNNQAKVNQTEQNNNSAAVDSEVTLKIATLIPPMTEILDIAKPLLKEEGINLEIVVLSDNVQPNDALANKEVDANFFQHVPYMNQYNENKHSELVPIQPIYNAVYGAYSKRYKAIEELPDGATIAIANDPTNIGRSLVMLDKAGIIKLKDGVGIQATQGDIVENDKKFKFEEVDLLMLARMMDDADLVLMTPAYASPLGLTPKKDALLTETGDSEFVITLVARADNQDSEPIQKLAKAMTSPEVKQFLEEKYSEIALPAF; the protein is encoded by the coding sequence ATGAATAAAAAAATGATTTCTATGCTTGTATTGCTGATGGTTGTTCTAGCTGGCTGTGGGAACAATCAGGCTAAAGTCAACCAAACGGAGCAGAATAATAATAGTGCTGCTGTAGATTCTGAAGTGACCTTGAAAATAGCTACACTGATCCCACCAATGACGGAAATTCTGGATATTGCTAAACCGCTCCTTAAGGAGGAAGGTATTAATCTGGAGATTGTTGTATTATCCGATAATGTACAGCCTAACGATGCGCTTGCTAATAAAGAAGTAGACGCTAATTTTTTTCAACACGTTCCGTACATGAATCAATATAATGAGAATAAACATAGCGAGCTAGTTCCGATTCAACCGATCTACAATGCGGTATATGGTGCTTATTCTAAACGTTACAAGGCAATTGAAGAATTACCTGATGGCGCAACGATCGCAATTGCCAATGATCCTACAAATATCGGCCGTTCGCTTGTCATGTTAGATAAAGCCGGAATAATTAAACTCAAAGATGGTGTTGGTATTCAGGCTACACAAGGCGATATTGTTGAGAATGACAAGAAATTCAAATTCGAAGAGGTTGACCTGCTTATGCTTGCCCGCATGATGGATGATGCCGATCTGGTACTGATGACACCTGCATATGCTAGTCCACTTGGATTAACACCGAAGAAAGATGCTTTGCTTACAGAGACAGGTGATTCTGAGTTCGTGATTACGTTAGTAGCGCGTGCTGATAATCAAGATTCTGAACCCATTCAGAAGCTGGCGAAGGCGATGACAAGTCCTGAAGTGAAACAGTTCTTGGAGGAAAAATATAGCGAGATTGCCCTTCCGGCATTTTAA
- a CDS encoding DMT family transporter, with amino-acid sequence MENVSVNVKPALLQKDRARGGFWLVVLGAALWGVDPLFRVLLLETLTSAQIVLLEHVIIGLVMFPIIWKNRKELLGLGWKQVGALLFISWGGSAIATVLFTMGLTNGNLNAVLLLQKLQPLFAIILARLLLKESLPRHFFFLMLMALGGTYLLTFGFTLPIGHWKDFVQVGSLLSLGAAALWGGSTVMGRMMVGQMKYETVTSLRFILALPLLLAFTWSEGAAWNMPSGTAAIAGVSLNLLGQALLPGLLSLLVYYKGLTTTKASVATLAELSFPMVGVLINWIAFQEVITRPQIVGFVLIWAALFVISRQGQNDGAGKTTIQQ; translated from the coding sequence ATGGAGAACGTAAGTGTCAATGTTAAACCAGCATTATTGCAAAAAGATCGTGCTAGAGGTGGTTTTTGGTTAGTCGTATTAGGAGCGGCGTTATGGGGTGTGGATCCTTTATTCCGGGTCCTGCTCCTGGAGACACTCACCTCAGCACAGATTGTACTACTGGAGCATGTGATTATCGGTTTGGTGATGTTTCCAATCATATGGAAGAATCGCAAGGAATTGCTTGGTTTAGGATGGAAACAGGTAGGTGCTCTGCTCTTTATATCTTGGGGCGGATCAGCAATCGCAACCGTACTATTTACGATGGGACTAACGAATGGTAATCTCAATGCCGTTCTTTTATTACAAAAGCTACAGCCATTATTCGCTATTATTCTTGCAAGATTGTTACTGAAGGAATCATTGCCACGTCATTTCTTTTTCCTGATGTTAATGGCATTAGGTGGCACATATTTGTTAACCTTCGGCTTTACGTTACCAATTGGACATTGGAAGGATTTCGTGCAAGTAGGTAGTTTGTTGTCGCTGGGGGCTGCTGCTCTTTGGGGTGGATCAACCGTGATGGGACGGATGATGGTCGGTCAAATGAAATATGAGACGGTGACATCGTTGCGTTTTATTCTCGCTTTGCCGCTACTGCTAGCATTCACTTGGAGCGAAGGAGCAGCTTGGAACATGCCGTCAGGTACAGCTGCCATCGCTGGCGTCTCACTAAATCTACTTGGTCAGGCGTTGCTACCCGGATTACTTAGCTTGTTAGTCTACTATAAAGGTCTGACCACAACGAAAGCTTCCGTTGCTACACTAGCTGAACTCAGCTTCCCGATGGTTGGGGTGCTCATTAACTGGATCGCGTTCCAAGAGGTTATTACTCGTCCGCAAATTGTTGGTTTTGTACTCATTTGGGCTGCATTGTTCGTTATTTCTAGGCAAGGACAGAATGATGGGGCAGGGAAAACTACTATTCAACAGTAG
- a CDS encoding YwaF family protein, with the protein MINRKEDTMPLFSFFGPNSSPKFIMFSTPHVSAIGVLLLFIFALYLWKRRIRSNRVASSAIRYALVVLLALTELGLNTWYFTNHLWDVRYTLPLELCSVTLILSIIMLLTRSKKLYQILYFAGIAGAFQALITPNLAYGYHHFRYFEYFIAHGAIVLSPLYMTWVEQYKPTWKSIGWSLLFLNALAVVVGSVNYVLGSNYMFLNHKPDTASALDLLGPYPYYLLAEEGVALLFFVGMYTLFFVFPNRRKKRLALESITTKGVES; encoded by the coding sequence TTGATCAATAGAAAGGAAGACACGATGCCTTTATTTTCTTTCTTTGGCCCCAACAGCTCGCCCAAATTCATCATGTTCTCTACACCACATGTTAGTGCAATCGGGGTATTATTATTATTCATATTTGCTTTGTATTTATGGAAACGTAGGATCAGGAGTAACCGGGTTGCCTCATCGGCGATTCGTTATGCTCTCGTTGTTCTGCTTGCGCTTACGGAGCTCGGACTTAACACCTGGTATTTCACTAATCATTTATGGGATGTTCGTTATACACTACCACTTGAATTATGTAGTGTGACACTAATACTCTCGATCATCATGCTGCTCACCAGAAGCAAGAAGCTGTATCAGATACTGTATTTTGCCGGAATTGCCGGGGCATTTCAGGCTTTAATTACACCTAATTTAGCATATGGTTATCACCATTTTCGTTACTTCGAGTACTTCATAGCCCATGGTGCCATTGTTCTGTCTCCGCTCTACATGACATGGGTCGAGCAATATAAGCCGACGTGGAAATCAATCGGTTGGAGTTTGTTGTTTTTGAACGCTCTGGCTGTAGTGGTTGGTTCTGTGAATTATGTTCTGGGTTCGAATTACATGTTTCTTAATCATAAACCGGATACCGCGTCCGCACTTGATCTATTGGGACCCTATCCTTATTATTTACTTGCTGAGGAAGGGGTTGCACTGTTATTTTTCGTAGGCATGTATACCTTATTCTTCGTGTTTCCAAATAGGCGTAAAAAAAGACTAGCTTTAGAATCTATAACTACAAAAGGAGTCGAATCATAA
- the yfcE gene encoding phosphodiesterase: protein MKFMFISDIHGSAHWLERALDKVEEEQADYIILLGDYLYHGPRNPLPEGYDPQKTAALLNGQKDRVIAIRGNCDAEVDQMLLEFPMMGDYSVLFYEGRRIFVTHGHGFHMEQLPPLTAEDIFIQGHTHIPVAEKRDEIYLLNPGSISLPKGNYPSSYGVLEGNTFVVKDFDGGTVKEIVFDEV, encoded by the coding sequence ATGAAATTCATGTTCATTTCGGACATCCATGGGTCCGCGCACTGGTTAGAACGGGCATTGGACAAAGTAGAAGAAGAACAAGCCGATTATATCATCTTGCTTGGTGATTATTTGTATCACGGTCCGCGTAATCCATTGCCAGAAGGTTATGATCCTCAGAAGACCGCGGCTCTACTCAATGGCCAGAAAGATCGTGTCATAGCGATTCGGGGGAACTGTGATGCTGAAGTGGATCAAATGCTGCTTGAGTTTCCCATGATGGGCGATTATTCGGTGTTGTTCTACGAGGGACGTCGGATCTTTGTTACGCACGGACATGGTTTCCATATGGAGCAATTGCCACCGCTAACTGCAGAAGATATCTTTATTCAAGGGCATACACATATCCCAGTAGCCGAGAAGCGAGACGAAATTTATCTGCTTAATCCAGGGTCCATATCATTACCCAAAGGAAACTATCCTTCGTCTTATGGTGTGTTAGAAGGGAATACATTTGTGGTCAAGGATTTCGATGGGGGTACTGTCAAGGAAATTGTGTTTGATGAGGTATAG